CGTGAGCTCCTTTTCCACCGTAAGTATCAACGATGATTTTTCTTCCAGTCAAACCAGTATCTCCGTGAGGACCTCCAATTACGAATTTTCCTGTTGGGTTAATATGGTATTGAATTTTATCATTGAATAAATGTGCGTGAGCAGGATTTTTTGCAATGATTCTTGGAATCAATATGTCTATAATGTCTTTTTTGATTTTAGCAAGCATAGTAGCTTCTTCGTCAAAATCATCGTGTTGTGTAGAAATTACAATAGCATCAATACGAGTTGGTTTGTTGTCATCGCTATATTCTAAAGTAACTTGAGATTTTGCATCAGGACGTAAATAAGTGATTTCGTTATTTTCACGTCTTAAAATGGCTAGTTCTTGCAATAATTTATGAGACAAATCTAATGCTAAAGGCATATAGTTTTCAGTTTCATTAGTTGCATAACCAAACATCATTCCTTGATCTCCAGCTCCTTGTTCTTCTTTACTTGCTCTGTCAACCCCTTGGTTAATATCTGCAGATTGTTCGTGAATTGCTGAAAGTATACCGCAAGAGTTCGCTTCAAACATGTATTCACTTTTTGTATAACCAATTTTGCGAATTACTTCACGAGCAATTTGTTGAACATCTAAGTAAGTATTTGACTTTACTTCACCTGCCAATATCACTTGACCAGTAGTTACCAACGTCTCACAAGCTACTTTTGAGTCAGCATCAAATGCCAAAAAGTTATCAATTAATGCATCCGAAATTTGATCTGCAACTTTGTCTGGGTGTCCCTCACTTACAGATTCTGACGTAAATAAATAAGCCATAATAAATATAAATTTTTAAAATTAATCGAGGAAAAACAATTGCGGGAAATACTAAAGGAGAGTTTCTGCTTTAGCATTTTTTATACTGAAGAATTTTCAGCATTCATAATGAAGTCGTTTCATTATGAAGAGGTTGCAATCAGTTCAAATTTTTCCTCTTGTATTCGGGTGCAAAGGTATGAAACCATTTTGAATTCCAAATTATTCTTTTACTTTTTTTAATTAATTAAGTGGAATTTAACATACTATATTAATTCTATAGAATATTTCAAATAAATTGATTTTCATTTAGTTGTTTCAAAAATGGTTTACAATTTGGCTTCAACAAACAGAAACAAAGTGAAATTAATCTCAAAAAATATGCCTTAAATGATGCCGGAAACTTCCATAGAGAGACTATTGTAGATTTTTTAAATATATAATATTGAACTTCTGCTAAACTGAAGAGTTTTTTTTGCTCAAAAAGAAATGTATAATCGGTAGCAGATAGTATATCAGAAATAATACTAATTAGTTTTCTTATCAGAGAGTAGTTGCGCAATATGGATTAAATGAAAATTTTTATTTTTTTTTAAGTATAATGTGTCTAAAGCTTAGTATTTACTGGGGTTTTTTAATAAATATAATTATTTCTCTAAAAAATTATTTCTTCTTAAATGTTAAATAATATTTTTTTTTTTGGTGGTTTGAAAACAGTTACTATATTTGTTCTATAAAATTAGTAGAATTAAAGATTAATTCAAACAAACTTTATAATTATGAAAACAATAGTAGATAAAATGAGGATGTGTTGTATGATGCGAAATTGCATTCCTAGTTGCTGTTGCCAAAAGTGAAAGATGAGTCTTTGTTATAGTTAAAACTATAAACCCTTTTGGCCAGTAAGCCAAAAGGGTTTTTTATTCCACACTTTTAAAAATTATAATTATGAAAATACTAGATAAAAATTCGAAAGCAATGCAGTCTTTATTAAAAAGAGATTATCGAAAAAGCATTAAATCGATACAAGATACCAAAACAGAAACAACTCGGCTAAATGAAGAGTTGCATTTAACAGGTCAAGAATCATTACTATTTAAAATGTATGATTTAGAAGAAGAAGATCTTTTTGTTTAAAAAAATAAAGCATTACTAATTCAATATACTATTTAACAATATTAAAAAATAAGAAAACATGAGCACACAAAACTTTGCAACAAACGCATTACACGCAGGACACGACGTAACTAAAAATGGTGGATCTAGAGCAGTTCCAATTTATCAAACTACTTCGTATGTTTTTAATAATTCAGATCATGCAGCCAATTTATTTGGTCTTGCAGAAGAAGGATATATTTATACGCGATTAAATAATCCAACAAATGACATTCTAGAAAAGCGATTAGCTGTTTTAGAAGGCGGTATTGGTGCTGTGGTTACAGCCTCTGGGGCATCAGCAATTTCGACAGCTTTGTTAGTGCTGTTGAAAGCTGGTGATCACATTGTAGCATCCAGCAGTTTATATGGCGGAACCTACAATTTATTCAAAGTAACATTGCCAAGATTAGGAATTACAACCACATTTGTGGATGCTACAGACCCAGAAAATTTTACACGTGCAGCTAAACAAAATACAAGAGCATTCTTTGTAGAAAGTCTAGGAAATCCAAAATTGGATGTACTGAATTTAAAAGCTATTTCGCAAGAAGCAAAAGCTTATAAGGTTCCTTTTATAGTCGATAATACGGTTGCTTCACCTTATTTATTGAATCCAATTGAGCATGGAGCTGATATTGTTATTCATTCTTTAACCAAATATATTTCAGGAAATGGAACTTCTTTAGGAGGTGTAATCATTGATGCAGGAAAATTTGATTGGTCAAATGGTAAATTTCCAGAATTTACCGAGCCATCTGCTGGATATCATGGTTTGGTATATCATGAAGCTTTAGGTAACGCTGCTTTTATTGCTAAAGCACGTATTGAAGGGCTACGAGATCATGGAGCTGCTTTGAGTCCTTTTAATGCTTTCCAGATTATACAAGGATTGGAAACGTTAGAAGTGCGTATCAGAAGACATAGTGAAAATGCTTTAGCATTGGCACAATGGCTCGAGGTTCAGAATCAAGTAGCTTGGGTAAACTATCCAGGTTTAAAATCGAGCAAGTATTATGTTTTGGTACAAAAATATTTACCAAAAGGACAAAGCGGCGTGGTAACTTTTGGTTTAAAAGCAGGTTTTGAAGCTGCCAAAAAAGTAGCCGATAATACGAAGCTATTTTCAATACTAGCCAATATTGGGGATACCAAATCCCTAATCATTCACCCAGCAAGTACAACTCACCAACAATTGTCAGATGAAGAACAAATCTCAACAGGAGTTACCAAGGATTTAATTAGACTATCAGTAGGTCTTGAAGATATAGAGGATTTAAAAGCAGATTTAAAAGCTGTTTTTGAAACCATTAAAGCACCACAATTAGCTTGATATTGTGTTTTTTTTGTTAGTAAAACTGCCTTAGCTACTTTGGATTGTTAGTCTAAGGTAGTTTTTACAAAAATGAAATTCAGGTTAAGTATTAATTTTTAAAAATATTCGAAAATGGAAAATTTAGAAAAAATAGATCTTTTTAATTTTGATTTAGAAATAGGGAAACAAAAGGCGTATCTGCCTTTGTTTTATCACATTTTTGGGAGACCATTAGGTAGTGCTCCCGTTGTAGTAGTGAATCATTCTTTGACAGGAAATTCTAAAGTTACTGGAGAAAAAGGATGGTGGAGTGGTATTGTTGGAGAAAACAAAGCAATAGATACGGATTATTTTACTGTAATTGCTTTCAATATTCCAGGAAATGGATACGATG
The Flavobacterium sp. 5 DNA segment above includes these coding regions:
- a CDS encoding O-acetylhomoserine aminocarboxypropyltransferase/cysteine synthase family protein, giving the protein MSTQNFATNALHAGHDVTKNGGSRAVPIYQTTSYVFNNSDHAANLFGLAEEGYIYTRLNNPTNDILEKRLAVLEGGIGAVVTASGASAISTALLVLLKAGDHIVASSSLYGGTYNLFKVTLPRLGITTTFVDATDPENFTRAAKQNTRAFFVESLGNPKLDVLNLKAISQEAKAYKVPFIVDNTVASPYLLNPIEHGADIVIHSLTKYISGNGTSLGGVIIDAGKFDWSNGKFPEFTEPSAGYHGLVYHEALGNAAFIAKARIEGLRDHGAALSPFNAFQIIQGLETLEVRIRRHSENALALAQWLEVQNQVAWVNYPGLKSSKYYVLVQKYLPKGQSGVVTFGLKAGFEAAKKVADNTKLFSILANIGDTKSLIIHPASTTHQQLSDEEQISTGVTKDLIRLSVGLEDIEDLKADLKAVFETIKAPQLA
- the metK gene encoding methionine adenosyltransferase; protein product: MAYLFTSESVSEGHPDKVADQISDALIDNFLAFDADSKVACETLVTTGQVILAGEVKSNTYLDVQQIAREVIRKIGYTKSEYMFEANSCGILSAIHEQSADINQGVDRASKEEQGAGDQGMMFGYATNETENYMPLALDLSHKLLQELAILRRENNEITYLRPDAKSQVTLEYSDDNKPTRIDAIVISTQHDDFDEEATMLAKIKKDIIDILIPRIIAKNPAHAHLFNDKIQYHINPTGKFVIGGPHGDTGLTGRKIIVDTYGGKGAHGGGAFSGKDPSKVDRSAAYATRHIAKNLVAAGVADEILVQVSYAIGVAKPMGIFIDTYGTSKVNLTNGEIAKKVEAIFDMRPYFIEQRLKLRNPIYSETAAYGHMGRTPETITKTFSAPGGLTKTVTVDLFTWEKLDFVDQVKTAFGL